A DNA window from Pirellulales bacterium contains the following coding sequences:
- a CDS encoding DUF1015 domain-containing protein has translation MPDIVAFRGIRYDLGHVGSLSDVIAPPYDVIDPALQEELYKKHPAGVVRLILNRDEPGDDESSNRYTRAARFLKQWQREGVLFTEGAPAIYVYHQTFDEGGQTFTRRGFMARVRLEKFGEGNIHPHEETHGGAKADRFNLWNACRANLSQIFGLYPDDANEAQSILEAAIIGVTPLEATDHLGVVHRIWPVSDVSVITQVTKAMGGRPVYIADGHHRYETALNLRDHVAAEYAAAGKPFDGEHPANFVLMMCVSMSDPGMLVLPTHRLFRGVPALTAGELTAKLGNCFTTEPAGHCPDRALTLWEEIETEGQQGTFGFYTAEDDAWTLARITPAGLAKMAEISTDHCADWQGLGVSLLHRLVVDTLLDLPNLPAPKYLRALAEAPASLREGDSAGRDLTGQEGSGGRFNLAALVMPATVDHIRAISNAGERMPAKSTYFYPKLLSGLVLNPIE, from the coding sequence ATGCCCGACATCGTCGCCTTTCGCGGTATCCGTTACGACCTTGGTCACGTCGGTTCGCTGTCGGACGTCATCGCGCCGCCGTACGACGTCATCGACCCCGCGCTCCAAGAGGAGTTGTACAAGAAACACCCCGCGGGGGTCGTGCGGCTGATCCTCAACCGGGACGAGCCGGGGGACGACGAGTCGAGCAACCGCTACACCCGCGCCGCTAGGTTTCTCAAGCAGTGGCAGCGCGAGGGGGTGCTGTTCACCGAGGGGGCGCCGGCGATCTACGTCTATCACCAGACGTTCGACGAGGGAGGCCAGACCTTCACCCGCCGCGGCTTCATGGCCCGCGTGCGGCTCGAGAAGTTCGGCGAGGGGAACATCCATCCCCACGAAGAGACCCACGGAGGCGCCAAGGCCGACCGGTTCAATCTATGGAACGCCTGCCGGGCGAACCTCAGCCAAATCTTCGGCCTGTACCCCGACGACGCGAACGAAGCGCAAAGTATCCTCGAAGCGGCGATCATCGGCGTCACCCCGCTCGAGGCGACCGACCACCTGGGGGTCGTCCACCGCATTTGGCCGGTGAGCGACGTAAGCGTCATCACCCAGGTCACTAAGGCGATGGGGGGGCGGCCGGTTTACATCGCCGACGGGCACCATCGCTACGAGACGGCGCTCAACCTGCGCGACCACGTCGCCGCAGAGTACGCCGCCGCAGGCAAGCCGTTCGACGGCGAGCATCCGGCGAACTTCGTCCTGATGATGTGCGTATCCATGAGCGATCCCGGGATGTTGGTGCTGCCGACGCACCGGTTGTTCCGCGGCGTGCCGGCCCTCACGGCGGGCGAACTGACCGCGAAGCTCGGGAACTGCTTCACGACCGAACCCGCCGGACACTGCCCCGACCGGGCGCTCACGCTGTGGGAGGAAATCGAGACCGAGGGCCAGCAGGGGACCTTTGGGTTCTACACGGCCGAGGACGACGCCTGGACCCTGGCCCGAATCACTCCCGCCGGGCTGGCGAAGATGGCCGAGATCTCGACCGACCACTGCGCCGACTGGCAGGGTCTGGGGGTGAGTCTGCTCCACCGCTTGGTCGTGGACACGCTGTTGGACCTTCCGAATCTGCCGGCGCCCAAGTACCTGCGGGCGCTGGCCGAGGCGCCGGCAAGTCTCCGCGAGGGGGACTCGGCGGGGCGCGATCTTACTGGCCAGGAGGGGAGCGGAGGTCGATTCAACTTGGCCGCCCTGGTGATGCCTGCCACCGTCGACCACATCCGCGCGATCTCCAACGCCGGCGAACGGATGCCGGCCAAGAGCACCTACTTCTACCCCAAGCTCCTCAGCGGCTTGGTGCTCAACCCGATCGAGTGA
- the ahcY gene encoding adenosylhomocysteinase, whose product MAQVETERLPYKVLDCSPEQFEKLAKWGRQEIELAENEMPGLMALRKKYGASKPLAGARVAGCLHMTIQTAVLIETLAELGAEVTWSSCNIFSTQDHAACAIAKAGIPVYAWKGMTEQEFDWCIEQTLFFPGGEPLNMILDDGGDLTAMVHNKYPELLENIKGLSEETTTGVHRLYQMHERGELKVPAINVNDSCTKSKFDNLYGCRESLADGIKRATDVMIAGKVVVVAGYGDVGKGSAHSMKALGARVLVTEIDPINALQAAMEGYEVTTMEEAASQGDLFVTTTGCRDIITGEHIKQMKNDAIVCNIGHFDLEIDMAWINGEVKAGRATKDRIKPAEVGAVDKYTFKDSGRSILVLAEGRLVNLGCATGHPSFVMSASFTNQVLAQLALWQHPEEYPLGVHVLPKVLDEEVARLHLGKLGVKLTKLTPKQADYLGIPAEGPFKPDYYRY is encoded by the coding sequence GTGGCTCAAGTTGAAACCGAACGCCTGCCGTACAAGGTCCTCGATTGCAGTCCCGAGCAGTTCGAGAAGCTCGCCAAGTGGGGCCGGCAAGAGATCGAGCTTGCCGAGAACGAAATGCCGGGCCTGATGGCCCTGCGCAAGAAATACGGCGCCTCGAAGCCGCTCGCCGGCGCGCGGGTCGCCGGCTGTCTCCACATGACGATCCAGACCGCCGTGTTGATCGAGACCCTTGCCGAGCTTGGCGCCGAGGTGACCTGGAGCAGCTGCAACATCTTCAGCACCCAGGATCACGCCGCCTGCGCGATCGCCAAGGCGGGGATTCCGGTCTACGCCTGGAAGGGGATGACCGAGCAAGAGTTCGACTGGTGCATCGAGCAGACGCTGTTCTTCCCCGGCGGCGAGCCGCTCAACATGATCCTCGACGACGGCGGCGATCTGACCGCCATGGTCCACAACAAGTACCCCGAGTTGTTGGAGAACATCAAGGGCCTGTCGGAAGAGACGACCACGGGGGTCCACCGGCTCTACCAAATGCATGAGCGCGGCGAGTTGAAAGTCCCCGCGATCAACGTCAACGACTCGTGCACGAAGAGCAAGTTCGACAACCTCTACGGCTGCCGCGAATCGCTGGCCGACGGCATCAAGCGGGCGACCGACGTGATGATCGCCGGCAAGGTGGTCGTCGTCGCCGGTTACGGCGACGTGGGCAAGGGCTCGGCCCACTCGATGAAGGCCCTCGGCGCTCGGGTGCTCGTCACCGAGATCGATCCGATCAACGCCCTGCAAGCCGCCATGGAAGGGTACGAAGTGACCACCATGGAGGAGGCCGCCTCGCAGGGCGATCTCTTCGTCACCACGACCGGCTGCCGCGACATCATCACCGGCGAGCACATCAAGCAGATGAAGAACGACGCGATCGTCTGCAACATCGGCCACTTCGACCTGGAGATCGACATGGCCTGGATCAACGGCGAGGTGAAGGCGGGCCGCGCGACCAAAGATCGGATCAAGCCGGCCGAGGTCGGGGCGGTCGACAAGTACACCTTCAAGGACAGCGGCCGGTCGATCCTGGTGTTGGCCGAAGGGCGGCTGGTGAACCTCGGCTGCGCGACCGGCCACCCGTCGTTCGTCATGAGCGCGAGCTTCACCAACCAGGTGCTCGCCCAACTGGCCCTGTGGCAACACCCCGAGGAGTACCCGCTGGGGGTCCACGTCCTGCCCAAGGTGCTCGACGAAGAGGTCGCCCGGCTTCACCTCGGCAAACTAGGGGTCAAGCTCACCAAGCTCACCCCGAAGCAGGCCGACTACCTCGGCATCCCCGCCGAGGGGCCGTTCAAGCCGGACTACTACCGGTATTGA